The Hymenobacter swuensis DY53 genome includes the window TCCCGCGACGCGGCGGGCACGTTCATCAGCTCACCCATCAACCTGAGCCGAGAAATCCGCCGGGGCCTGGAGCTGTCGGTGCAGTATACACCCGTGCCGTGGCTGCCGCTGAACGCCGCGCTCAACGGCTACACCTTCACCCAGCAGGGCCGCTACCAGGAGCGCAACCTTAATTTCTCGGGCCAGGTGCTGACCGGCCGGCTCAGTGCGCAGGTGAAGCTACCGGCGAAGTTTGGCGTGCAGGGCCGCTACAATTTTACCGGGGTCCAGCGCAATGCCCAGACCCGGACCCTGGCCATTCACACCCTCGCCATGGGCTTGAGCAAGAACCTGCTGCGCGACAAAGCCACCCTGGTGCTGGACGCCACCAACGTGCTGAATTCCGACCAGCAGCGCACCCGGACCACCGGCGAGAACTACGAGTTCAACCAGGTCAGCAGCCCCAACGCCGCCCGCTACCGGCTCAGCTTCGCCTACCGCTTCAACCTGCAAGACGGGCAAGCCGTGCGGCAGGCCAAGAGCAGCAACCGCAATTGAGTTGCTCGCGGCCTATCCATCAGCCTACTAAGTTCCCTTGATAAGCAGCTGATAACCCGTTGGCTTTTAAGTAGCCACTTGGAAGCTACTATCCTTTTCCATCATCGGCAATCCCCAACGGTTGCGGATAATTTCACCAAACAAACCGCCCCCTGTCATGAAAAAGACCTCCCTATTCATCCTGCTAGCCATCCTTTTCCACTTTTATGCTGGTAAAGCACAGAATAGAAAGCAAGCAATGGCTGTGACTATTTCGCGCCAGATTGACACCCTGCTAACCCTTGAGATTGGGGGAATTAAGCAGGTGCTGCAAATCAAAACGGATGACTCGAACAAGCCGGTGCTGTTGTTTTTATCGGGTGGCCCCGGCAGCTCCATGATACCCACTGCGAACAACTTTACCGGTCTTTTAAAAGACAAGTTCACCCTTGTCCAGTGGGACCAGCGGGATGCGGGGAAAACCCTAGCCTTAAACCCGTCGCCCACCCAGCCATCCGTTGCCCAGATGGAAACGGACACCTACCAGGTCATCCGGTTTCTGACCAAGGAACTGAACCAGAAAAAAGTCTACCTGCTGGGTAGCTCCTGGGGAAATGTTTTGGGGTTTTATATGGTCGAAAAGCATCCTGACCTCCTGCATGCGTATTTCGCCGTGAACCCAGTGGTTAGTCAATTAGCAAGCGAGCAGGAATTGCTGGCCATCCTAAGAACTCATTTTGAAGGACATCCACTGGCCAGCAAGGAGTTGCTGAGCGTATCCATTCCTTTCGAAAAGGATGAAGACCTGTTCTACATCAGGAAGTGGCTTTTTTATAAGGAAGGCAAGAAGTATGCAGCCAGTGAGGAGTTCAAAAAAGGGTTTCTTACGTGGTCCGAAACGTGGTCACCGGTGTGGAACGAAGTAATGACTATTGATTTGCCAAAAACGCTGAAGAAGGTTAAATGCCCGATTTATTTCTTCGTTGGCAAAAACGATATTCAAACATCGGCTCTCATTACACAGAACTATTTCCAGGACCTCAAAGCCCCGAGGAAGGGCTTGGTTTTCTTTGAAAATTCCGGTCATCAAATACATAAAGATGAACCGGAAAAATTGCAAAAAGCGATAATCCAGACAGTAGAAACAACCCGATAAGGTTGGTTTCCAACGTCACTCCTTGGTTGAGCAAAATTTTGCTCAACCAAGGAGTGACGTTTTGGATTCCTACATCCGCCACGGGGCCCGGAAGGGCACGCCTTGCTTGGCTCAGCCAAAAATCAGAAAATCAATATATTAAATTCCTGGTAAGCAGGTTGGCCTCGGGGTAGCTCGTGCTGGTGAGGTTAGCCACGTCACTCGGCAATATGTTCCGAACGGCCGCACAGCCTTTGCGGAAAACCCCACTACCCGGTGGGTGCATACCGGCGGAAAAGCCATTGACACTCCCCCGCTGGCCGTTGACTGCTGTAAACGGTCCGGCCGCTTTTTTTTGCTATTTCAGCGGGGGTTAGGTGATGAAAGTTATATGCTTACCCGATGGGCGTCATGGGATACGCCGGGCCAAAGCTGCACTTTCACAGCACTCTTTTTTTCCTCACCGGCCCCGCCAAGGCCTTACTCTTTATTCCTCATGTTGACGCTCCTGTTTCCGATGATGCTACTGGCGTTGCTGGCTCTGGTTGGGGCGTACCGGCACGGGTCATCGAGAGCAGCCAGGGAAGCCAATCCGGCCGCCGTGTTGGGCAGCAGCACCAACACGGCGGCCGCTTCGGCCAGCAGTGAGGGAGCAGGAACAAGCACGGGACGAGGGGATAAAGCCGGAAGAAGAGAAGCAAGCCAAAAGTAGCCGGGGCCGCCGTCCGGGCGAATGACGGCTGCAAGACGCGTTGCTGATTTTTGTCACCCTGGCCCGGCGAATTAATGCGCACCTTTAGCGGCCTGGCCGGCACACCGCTTTTTCTATCTGATACCCAGTGACTCCCGACTCCCACGTCTTTGCCGACCTGTTCTACGCCCAGGCTCAGGAGTTTGTCGGCGTCTATGACCCGGCGCTGGGCTGGTTCACGGGCGTGAACCTCGCCGGGGTACGCCTGCTGGGCTACCCCTCCGAGCAGGTGCTGCTTGCCGACCCCAGCCGTACCCTACCCTCGCTACCCTGGACCGCCGCTCAGTGGCAGGCCCTGTACGAGCAAACCCGGCGCACGGGCCGGGCGGCGGTGGAAGTTAAGATTCGGCGCTACGTTGGTCCGGCATTCTGGGCGCGGGTCGAGCTGGCGTATTGTGAAACC containing:
- a CDS encoding PAS domain-containing protein, producing the protein MTPDSHVFADLFYAQAQEFVGVYDPALGWFTGVNLAGVRLLGYPSEQVLLADPSRTLPSLPWTAAQWQALYEQTRRTGRAAVEVKIRRYVGPAFWARVELAYCETADTPFFMIRLVEQRRLQQAERELAQSERRFEAVFANATLGIIVCDQAGDIVSANQLAGQLFGYSTDELLGQRAAARGARGHRPPPRAAARLLQRPPAGARHG
- a CDS encoding alpha/beta fold hydrolase; translation: MKKTSLFILLAILFHFYAGKAQNRKQAMAVTISRQIDTLLTLEIGGIKQVLQIKTDDSNKPVLLFLSGGPGSSMIPTANNFTGLLKDKFTLVQWDQRDAGKTLALNPSPTQPSVAQMETDTYQVIRFLTKELNQKKVYLLGSSWGNVLGFYMVEKHPDLLHAYFAVNPVVSQLASEQELLAILRTHFEGHPLASKELLSVSIPFEKDEDLFYIRKWLFYKEGKKYAASEEFKKGFLTWSETWSPVWNEVMTIDLPKTLKKVKCPIYFFVGKNDIQTSALITQNYFQDLKAPRKGLVFFENSGHQIHKDEPEKLQKAIIQTVETTR